In the Chromobacterium sp. ATCC 53434 genome, TGTTCGGCGGCGTCGACCTGGTCGGCGCGGTCAAGACCGACGTCTCCACCGCGCTGTACGTGATGTTCCAGCATCTGCCGGGCGGCCATCTGCTGTCGCTGCTGGCGATGCTGCTGGTGATCATCTTCTTCGTCACCTCGGCCGACTCGGCCACCTTCGTGCTGGGCATGTTCACCAGCGGCGGCAGCCTGAATCCCAGCCACCGCGTCAAGCTGATCTGGGGCGTGCTGCTGGCCGTCGTCGCGCTGGTGCTGCTGCAGAGCGGCGGCCTGAAGGCGCTGCAGGCGGTGCTGATCGTCAGCGCGCTGCCCTTCATGCTGATCATGATAGGCATGGCGGTGTCGCTGTATCGGGCGCTGGACCAGGAAGAGCGCGACGGCCGCCGCCGCGAGATCCGCCGGCTGCGCCAGCTGGAGGCGCTGGAGCGGCAACAGCAGGGCTAGGGACGCGACGCGCCGGCGATTTGGTGCGATGATGGCGGGATGGTCCCGCCATGGAGGAAAAGATGGAGACGCACCAACTCGACCCGCAGCAAGTGCGCGTGCTCGGCGCGCTGGTCGAAAAACAGGCGCTGACGCCGGACGCCTACCCGATGACGCTGAACGGCCTTGCCGGCGCCTGCAACCAGCTGACCAGCCGCGAACCGGTATTGCAGTTGTCGGACGCGGAAATCAGCGCCGCTCTGGACGCGCTGATCGCCGCCAAACTGGTCTCCGAGCGGCTGCCGGCCGGCAGCCGGGTGGCCAAGTACGAACATCGCCTGAACTACGCCTGGAACATCGACGGCGCGCGGCTGGCCGCGCTCTGCCTGCTGATGTTGCGCGGCCCGCAGACCGCCGCCGAAATCCGCACCCGCTCCGGCCGCATCTACGCCTTCTCCGGCGTCGACGAGGTGGAGACCGCGCTGAACGCGCTGGCCGACAAGTATCCGCCGCCGGTGATGAAGCTGGAACGGCAGCCCGGCGAGCGCGAGGCGCGCTGGTGCCATCTATTGTCCGGCGAGCCGCAGATCGTCCCGGCTCAGGCCTGCGAAGTGATAGACGTGGGTCTGACCGGCCGCGTGGCGGCGCTGGAGGCCGAGGTGGCGGCGCTGAAGGCCATGGTGCTGGCGCTGGAGCAGCGGATCAACGGCTGAGCAAACCCGGCTGAACTTGTTTTTTAGCAATCGGTCACTATCTGTTGACGTTCAAACAAACAGGAATGACCGCATGAAGCATCTCGCAATCGCCCTGGCGCTGGCCGGGCTGGCCGGCGGCGCCCATGCCGCCGACTACATGTTCGGCGCCGGCAACGGCACCCAGCAATTCAACCGCACGCCGGATGGTTTCGGCATCGGCCTCAACCTCGACTACCTGCGCCAGGACCACAAGGGCAGCGCCAGCGGCGCCGGTCTGGAGTTCGCGCTGCCGCTGGGCCCGCTGACGGTGGCCGGCGGCGGCAAGCTGATGGCCTTGTCTCCGGACAGCGGCTCCGCCACCGCCGCGCTGATCGGCGGCCGCGCCAGCTTCGATCTCGCGCCCAAGGTCAAGCTGTTCGGCCAGGCCTATTACGCGCCGGACAGCTTCGCCAGCGGCAGCGTCAAACGCGTCAGCGACTACGCCGCCGGCTTGCGCTGGAACGTCGTCGGCCCGCTCAGCGTCGAAGCCGGCTACCGCTATTTCGATATCCGCCGCAACGACGACAGCCGCAGCCGGCGGCTGGCCGACGGCGCCTACCTCGGCGCCGGCCTCAGCTTCTGATTCCCGTCCGCGCTGTCCCCACGGCTCCCAACGGAGCCGTTCTCTCCCCCATGTTTCCGCCGAATCCACGCCTTTTTGAGCGTGATCAACCCCGTTTTCCTCGGTAAGCTGTTTACAATATTCAAAAAAGATTATTCCTAACGTATACTATGCCGCCCCACATATGGCATACGTCTAAAAATCCATACGGAAATAGTATGGATTACGAAAGGAATTCTTTCTTGAAACCCACGCTACGCTCCTTATGGCTGGCTACGGTCCTGTTGCTGGCCGCCGCCGCCGCCGACGCAGCCACCGTGACCTTCGCCGGCCTGTCCTATTCCGGCGACAGCAAGTCCATCCCCGCCCGCTTTCCCTACAGCCTGAAGCTGGAAAAAGCGCTGGCCGCGCGCGGCAACCCATTGAACAAGCAGCTGGCCGCCAAGCTGGCCACCGACAAGCCGCTGCACTTCGACCTGAACCAGCAGGGTCTGACTTCGTTGAAGGGACAGGACCAGGCCATCGTCGCCACGCTGCTGATCACCGGCGAGACCGTTTCCGTCGAACGCTTCGGCGGCGTGACCAAGCTGATGACCCAGATCCGCGCCCAGGCGATGTTCTTCGATTTCAAGAACATGACCGTGCTGCGCGCCTATCCGCTCAGCTTCGCCTATCTGGACCTGATAGACCACAACCCCGGCGAGCGGGAAATGCAGGATCGCATCGCCGGTCTGTACTACGGCGAGCAGGGCAAACCCGGCATTCTGCAACGCTTCACCGACATCATGCATGAAGCCACCGTGCCCGATCAGGTGCCGCGTTTCCTGCAGGTCGCCAAGGTCCGCATCGGCGACGACGCCCGCAAGCAACTGCCGCCCG is a window encoding:
- a CDS encoding YceH family protein, producing the protein METHQLDPQQVRVLGALVEKQALTPDAYPMTLNGLAGACNQLTSREPVLQLSDAEISAALDALIAAKLVSERLPAGSRVAKYEHRLNYAWNIDGARLAALCLLMLRGPQTAAEIRTRSGRIYAFSGVDEVETALNALADKYPPPVMKLERQPGEREARWCHLLSGEPQIVPAQACEVIDVGLTGRVAALEAEVAALKAMVLALEQRING
- a CDS encoding YfaZ family outer membrane protein — its product is MKHLAIALALAGLAGGAHAADYMFGAGNGTQQFNRTPDGFGIGLNLDYLRQDHKGSASGAGLEFALPLGPLTVAGGGKLMALSPDSGSATAALIGGRASFDLAPKVKLFGQAYYAPDSFASGSVKRVSDYAAGLRWNVVGPLSVEAGYRYFDIRRNDDSRSRRLADGAYLGAGLSF